One part of the Thalassospira sp. ER-Se-21-Dark genome encodes these proteins:
- a CDS encoding GFA family protein: protein MADKHHGGCLCGAVRYEVTGDFDAFFLCHCKYCQKDTGSAHAANLFSTKAALSWIAGDNHIQSYTVPETRHQKAFCKTCGAAVPYTQMDGKLLVVPAGSLETPIAIKPNAHIMLDSKASWDDGLDEIDQLEGLPK from the coding sequence ATGGCTGATAAACATCACGGCGGTTGTCTGTGCGGGGCTGTACGCTATGAAGTCACGGGTGACTTTGATGCGTTCTTTCTGTGCCACTGCAAATATTGCCAAAAAGACACCGGTTCGGCCCATGCAGCCAATCTGTTCTCAACCAAGGCAGCGCTGTCTTGGATAGCCGGCGACAACCACATCCAGTCCTACACCGTGCCCGAAACGCGCCATCAAAAGGCGTTTTGCAAAACATGCGGCGCGGCCGTTCCCTACACGCAGATGGATGGCAAGCTGTTGGTGGTGCCGGCAGGCAGCCTTGAAACCCCCATCGCGATAAAGCCGAACGCTCACATCATGCTGGACAGCAAGGCGAGCTGGGATGACGGGCTTGATGAAATTGATCAGCTTGAAGGCCTGCCCAAATAG
- a CDS encoding helix-turn-helix transcriptional regulator → MDEIETRLAQRLAALRAERGWSLDELAQKSAVSRASLSRIEKGEVSPTASVLGKLCVAFGVTLSRLMQMVEDDFAPLVTRDDQEIWTDPDTGYQRRLVSPTSRQLSGEVIEVEIGPNQRIEYDGSPRDGLEHHLVMLSGALSMEVDGQTHHLKAGDCLRYQLRGGNVFQTPRDQGAKYHLFIID, encoded by the coding sequence ATGGATGAGATTGAAACACGACTGGCCCAACGGCTGGCCGCCTTGCGCGCCGAACGTGGGTGGTCGCTTGATGAGCTTGCCCAAAAAAGCGCGGTCAGCCGTGCCAGCCTGTCGCGGATCGAAAAGGGCGAGGTCAGCCCGACCGCAAGCGTGCTGGGTAAGCTCTGTGTTGCCTTTGGTGTGACCCTGTCACGCCTGATGCAAATGGTTGAAGACGATTTCGCCCCGCTTGTCACACGTGATGATCAGGAAATCTGGACCGATCCGGATACCGGCTATCAAAGGCGGCTGGTCTCCCCGACATCAAGGCAGTTATCGGGCGAGGTGATCGAAGTCGAAATCGGCCCGAACCAGCGCATTGAATATGACGGATCCCCGCGTGACGGGCTTGAACATCATCTGGTGATGCTGTCTGGTGCGCTTTCGATGGAAGTCGATGGCCAAACCCATCACCTCAAGGCGGGCGATTGCCTGCGCTATCAGTTGCGCGGTGGCAACGTGTTTCAAACACCCCGCGATCAGGGTGCGAAATATCACCTGTTTATCATCGACTAA
- a CDS encoding GNAT family N-acetyltransferase has protein sequence MPSATHTAPDLDIVTLDADGVTARLDQFADMLHACVHDGASIGFIEPFPMHEAEAFWRDKTIPALKGGKRVLFAALDQDRVVGTVQLDYDTMPNQAHRGDISKLMVRPDCRRRGIARLLMQAAENRARELGRTLLTLDTRTGDSAEVLYTSLGFETTGVIPDFARDPDSEKLSGTTVMYKRIIR, from the coding sequence ATGCCGTCGGCTACGCACACCGCCCCCGATCTCGATATCGTTACCCTTGATGCTGATGGCGTCACAGCGCGCCTGGATCAGTTCGCCGACATGCTGCACGCCTGTGTCCATGACGGGGCCAGCATCGGCTTTATCGAACCCTTTCCGATGCACGAGGCCGAAGCCTTCTGGCGCGATAAAACCATCCCGGCACTGAAGGGGGGAAAACGGGTCCTGTTTGCCGCCCTTGATCAGGATCGCGTGGTTGGCACGGTCCAGCTTGATTATGACACCATGCCCAATCAGGCCCATCGCGGCGATATCAGTAAACTGATGGTGCGCCCAGACTGTCGTCGGCGTGGCATTGCCCGGCTGTTGATGCAGGCGGCCGAAAACCGCGCACGTGAACTTGGGCGAACCTTGCTGACCCTTGATACCCGAACTGGCGATAGCGCCGAGGTTCTTTATACCTCACTCGGGTTCGAGACCACCGGCGTCATCCCGGACTTTGCCCGCGATCCAGACTCCGAAAAGCTCAGCGGCACCACTGTGATGTATAAGCGCATTATCAGATAG
- a CDS encoding tyrosine-type recombinase/integrase: protein MSNDNKNMPLRPLKDEQTRKILKSLTEQAKTDFDKLSWKQKAHRLEPVVMFSMQALKAEYQQEELEKNKFDIAVKDELIKHKNQEVIEQIQQSSIPEQQRDDNNGIENRFQHFMNEREGEIDSGYFDLHKVVYRYFTELFGVKNVRDYTYEDALAFKKTVVLIPKYPNNWMAYFGTTDLVKVLELNKKIKKPTVSKNTYNKKYLAIINTFFNWCEDRKFVTQSIFRNMNYTAKPHEKNKSKKMKRQPFNIQELNTIFNSPDFTSLPRDFLYFGPLVLLFSGMRFSELAQLRIKDIVEHNGYKHFDLTGTDKVLKTDTSYRYIPLHEELIKVGFLDFVEEQKKRKKDKSSKIFDVNFNTARNSYDSRRLTRFLEKFKENGQLRKTVVVHSFRHSYRNGLVSSGVDSESIAMAMGHSFKDVESGEDYNDGEIKKVQSEKVLGLKYEGLDISHLYI, encoded by the coding sequence ATGTCCAACGATAATAAAAATATGCCGCTTCGCCCGCTGAAAGACGAGCAGACGAGAAAAATACTCAAATCACTAACAGAACAAGCCAAAACTGACTTTGATAAGTTATCTTGGAAACAGAAAGCTCATAGGTTAGAGCCTGTGGTAATGTTTTCAATGCAAGCACTCAAAGCTGAATATCAACAAGAAGAACTCGAAAAAAACAAGTTTGATATTGCTGTCAAAGACGAACTTATAAAACATAAAAATCAAGAAGTTATCGAACAGATTCAACAATCTTCCATCCCTGAACAACAACGAGATGACAACAACGGAATCGAAAATCGCTTCCAACATTTCATGAATGAAAGAGAGGGAGAAATAGATTCAGGATACTTTGATTTACACAAAGTTGTTTACAGGTATTTTACAGAATTATTCGGTGTAAAAAATGTAAGGGATTATACATATGAAGATGCCCTAGCATTTAAAAAGACAGTAGTCTTAATCCCAAAATATCCCAATAACTGGATGGCTTATTTTGGCACCACTGACCTTGTTAAAGTTCTAGAATTGAATAAAAAAATAAAAAAACCAACAGTTTCTAAGAATACATACAACAAAAAGTACCTTGCCATAATCAACACATTTTTCAACTGGTGTGAAGACCGGAAGTTCGTAACACAGAGTATCTTTAGGAATATGAACTACACCGCCAAGCCACACGAGAAGAACAAGAGTAAGAAAATGAAAAGACAACCTTTCAACATTCAGGAATTAAATACTATTTTTAACAGCCCTGATTTTACATCACTGCCTAGAGATTTTCTCTACTTTGGACCGTTGGTATTGCTTTTCAGCGGCATGAGATTCAGCGAACTTGCGCAACTGCGTATCAAAGATATTGTCGAGCATAATGGATACAAACACTTTGATTTGACTGGAACCGACAAAGTTCTCAAAACGGATACATCCTATAGGTATATTCCGTTACACGAAGAGCTTATAAAAGTTGGATTCCTTGATTTTGTTGAAGAACAAAAGAAACGAAAAAAAGATAAATCATCAAAGATTTTTGATGTGAATTTTAACACAGCAAGAAACTCATATGACAGCCGCAGGCTAACGAGATTCTTGGAGAAATTTAAAGAGAACGGACAGCTTAGAAAAACTGTTGTAGTCCATAGTTTCCGCCATTCTTATCGCAATGGGCTAGTATCATCTGGTGTTGATTCTGAATCCATCGCTATGGCTATGGGCCACTCATTTAAAGACGTTGAGTCCGGCGAAGATTATAATGATGGTGAGATTAAAAAAGTTCAGTCTGAAAAAGTTCTTGGACTAAAATATGAAGGATTAGATATCTCACATCTGTATATCTAG
- the rlmB gene encoding 23S rRNA (guanosine(2251)-2'-O)-methyltransferase RlmB has translation MSRRNKSRSGNRHQGDGAPDALPQGDENREGNSRRGRKRGRDGGGSGGNSRLILFGRHPVMMAIANPQRTIHKIWATENTRDEVMAALADAERDDIAVDSAGRTDLDEMLPPGTVHQGMAMHCAPLPQLSVEELIADHRDSEQCTVLILDQVTDPHNVGAILRSAAAFGASAVIVPDRHAPPETGVLAKSASGALETVPYIHAGNLNQTLDKLKGAHFWLAGMDGYAEQTLAEAKLHGRVGIVMGSEGEGLRRLTRESCDFLVKLPMSDRIESLNVSNAAAVALYELYRK, from the coding sequence ATGTCGCGTCGCAATAAATCCCGTTCAGGAAATCGTCATCAAGGTGACGGGGCACCCGATGCCCTCCCGCAAGGCGATGAAAACCGTGAAGGCAATTCGCGCCGCGGACGAAAACGCGGCCGTGACGGTGGTGGATCGGGTGGCAATTCGCGGCTGATTCTATTTGGGCGTCACCCGGTGATGATGGCAATTGCCAATCCGCAGCGCACGATTCACAAAATCTGGGCCACCGAAAACACCCGTGATGAAGTCATGGCTGCCCTTGCCGATGCCGAACGCGATGACATCGCAGTAGATTCGGCCGGACGCACCGACCTTGATGAAATGCTGCCGCCGGGCACCGTTCATCAGGGCATGGCCATGCATTGCGCGCCCCTGCCCCAGCTTTCCGTAGAAGAACTGATTGCCGATCACCGCGATTCTGAACAATGCACGGTTCTGATCCTTGATCAGGTGACCGACCCGCATAACGTTGGCGCGATCCTGCGCAGTGCGGCGGCTTTTGGCGCATCTGCGGTTATCGTGCCTGACCGTCATGCGCCGCCTGAAACCGGTGTGCTTGCCAAATCGGCCAGCGGTGCGCTTGAAACCGTTCCCTATATCCATGCCGGCAACCTGAACCAGACGCTCGATAAGCTTAAGGGCGCGCATTTCTGGCTGGCAGGTATGGATGGCTACGCCGAACAGACACTGGCCGAAGCAAAGCTGCATGGCCGTGTCGGGATTGTCATGGGATCCGAGGGTGAAGGCCTGCGCCGTCTGACGCGTGAAAGCTGCGACTTCCTGGTCAAGCTTCCGATGTCGGATCGCATCGAGAGCCTTAATGTTTCAAACGCAGCCGCCGTCGCGCTTTACGAGCTGTATCGCAAGTAG
- a CDS encoding GTP-binding protein, protein MAKEKFERTKPHVNVGTIGHVDHGKTTLTAAITKVLAEAGGASFQDYSMIDKA, encoded by the coding sequence ATGGCCAAGGAAAAGTTTGAGCGTACAAAACCGCACGTTAACGTTGGCACTATCGGCCACGTTGACCACGGTAAAACCACGCTGACCGCAGCAATCACCAAAGTTCTGGCAGAAGCCGGTGGCGCTTCGTTCCAGGACTACAGCATGATCGACAAGGC
- a CDS encoding TRAP transporter small permease → MFDRLTLILAWVAAILFVLAGCMLTYEVLARYFFVRPTIWAAELSQLCLIWGSLLGMPWALAARRHISVDAITRLLAPKVQRLVEIIAMACILAFSVMVTIKGWEIFYESFERGRTSGTMLDLPAWVAELPVAIGFALLAIQAVIEIIGLARGKDIPKGAHE, encoded by the coding sequence ATGTTTGATCGATTGACGCTTATTCTTGCGTGGGTCGCGGCCATCTTGTTTGTGCTTGCCGGCTGCATGCTGACCTACGAAGTGCTGGCACGGTATTTCTTCGTGCGCCCGACCATCTGGGCGGCCGAGCTTTCCCAACTGTGTCTGATCTGGGGATCGCTTTTGGGGATGCCCTGGGCACTGGCCGCACGCCGCCATATTTCGGTGGATGCCATCACCCGTCTTCTCGCGCCCAAGGTCCAGCGCCTTGTCGAGATCATTGCCATGGCCTGCATTCTGGCCTTTTCGGTAATGGTGACGATCAAGGGCTGGGAAATATTTTATGAAAGCTTTGAGCGCGGCCGCACCAGCGGCACCATGCTTGATCTTCCGGCATGGGTTGCTGAACTGCCTGTCGCCATCGGCTTTGCGCTGCTGGCTATTCAGGCGGTGATCGAGATTATCGGGCTTGCACGCGGCAAGGATATTCCGAAAGGGGCGCACGAATGA
- a CDS encoding replication endonuclease: MATGFKNYIRKLDEHLFSKHLKDNRFMRPDDGTDMFGNSYDDEQEATNDNKKLVVIQSQKSTQSASIRATEKKFIQDWNTSFEANQKEYDTFKKAHDSGIFQQLTEAARAGIDFDIISMDDINQTLSKFALLPETIKIEITKVVEAKTGIKLEHISKLSKPKMLWELNDEWGESEVLNWLKFKNLINGLETYKLVSQLSNFSNLSLSLVSKSDEEVTELSREISEFYIINEHMIKHLKQGEYHLFGYDITPPQNVLKAQCEKYWKRRIRREIADIETWVSNMLGLAGADRLFISNHTLNRFSDMWKRNKKYLEETYIMNSKKEYVCLADIAKTKSKARLSMMYSIIQGMTDEAKDRNLTPVFITVTLPPEYHPMKNKGYTRNEQFGGFSGTQQRQEMQTRWKHVRAMVAKNDINVFGMLVNESHKDGTPHRHMLCFLPQNEIPDLNHCFQTHFPETESNKWRLPENGVSYNIKVLDSHSGATAYVSKYLRKTVNLDSQEASTETHVDEDQLNNFDEYKAWASSRRIRRYDFFGLKSIITKWARIYKEKERPQGFFGEIWDDMKSHRFKSALQKLGAFGDYKNFIIKIKYTEHLNMYEETYRKPQTLECHNSDTGEKWELSMESQWFVLDKDSIDSFINMDSKQQNDFIVTLISNYPRSGFAEGDLDPIPIDPPKKLTETERAERKKITLERDKAAYKNKAA; the protein is encoded by the coding sequence ATGGCAACAGGGTTTAAAAATTATATCAGAAAATTAGACGAACATCTCTTTTCAAAACACCTAAAAGACAACCGTTTTATGAGGCCGGACGATGGAACAGATATGTTCGGCAACTCATACGATGACGAACAAGAAGCAACAAACGACAACAAAAAATTAGTCGTCATTCAGTCTCAAAAATCCACCCAATCTGCATCAATCCGAGCTACCGAAAAAAAGTTCATACAGGATTGGAACACATCTTTTGAAGCCAATCAGAAAGAGTATGACACTTTCAAAAAAGCCCATGATTCCGGCATTTTTCAACAGTTAACCGAAGCCGCACGAGCGGGAATTGATTTTGATATCATTTCTATGGATGACATCAATCAAACCTTATCTAAGTTTGCCCTACTCCCTGAGACTATAAAAATTGAAATAACTAAAGTTGTCGAAGCCAAAACAGGTATCAAACTTGAACATATCTCCAAGTTATCTAAGCCAAAAATGTTATGGGAATTAAATGACGAATGGGGAGAAAGTGAGGTTCTAAATTGGCTCAAATTTAAAAATCTCATTAACGGTTTAGAGACATATAAACTCGTTTCCCAATTATCGAATTTTTCCAATTTATCCCTATCTCTGGTTTCCAAATCTGATGAAGAAGTTACTGAACTTTCTAGGGAAATATCAGAGTTCTACATCATAAACGAACATATGATTAAACATCTGAAACAAGGTGAATATCACCTGTTTGGATATGACATAACCCCACCCCAAAATGTTCTTAAAGCCCAATGTGAAAAATACTGGAAAAGAAGAATTAGAAGGGAAATAGCCGACATAGAAACTTGGGTTTCAAACATGTTGGGATTAGCCGGAGCAGACCGACTTTTTATATCCAATCACACTTTAAACCGCTTCTCCGATATGTGGAAACGCAACAAAAAGTACCTTGAAGAAACCTACATCATGAACAGCAAAAAGGAATATGTCTGCCTAGCTGACATTGCCAAAACCAAGTCAAAAGCAAGGCTTTCAATGATGTATTCCATCATTCAAGGAATGACCGATGAAGCCAAGGACAGGAACCTAACACCTGTTTTCATCACTGTGACATTGCCGCCTGAATACCATCCCATGAAAAATAAGGGATATACCCGAAATGAGCAGTTTGGAGGTTTCTCAGGCACACAACAACGTCAAGAGATGCAAACAAGATGGAAGCATGTTCGAGCGATGGTTGCCAAAAATGATATTAATGTTTTTGGCATGTTAGTGAATGAATCACACAAGGATGGCACACCGCACAGGCATATGTTGTGCTTCCTACCTCAAAACGAGATTCCAGACCTCAATCATTGTTTCCAGACACATTTCCCTGAAACAGAATCAAACAAATGGAGACTGCCGGAGAATGGAGTTTCCTATAATATTAAGGTATTGGATTCTCACAGTGGGGCGACCGCTTACGTCTCGAAATATCTTAGAAAAACTGTGAACCTGGACTCACAGGAAGCAAGCACAGAAACACATGTAGATGAGGACCAACTCAACAATTTTGATGAGTATAAGGCATGGGCCAGTTCCAGAAGAATCCGCAGATATGACTTTTTTGGATTAAAATCCATAATCACCAAATGGGCCAGAATCTATAAGGAAAAAGAGAGGCCACAGGGTTTCTTTGGTGAGATTTGGGATGATATGAAATCACACCGTTTCAAATCTGCACTTCAGAAATTAGGTGCTTTTGGGGATTACAAAAATTTTATTATAAAAATAAAATATACTGAACATCTGAACATGTATGAAGAGACATATAGAAAACCACAGACCTTAGAATGTCACAATTCAGACACAGGGGAAAAGTGGGAATTATCTATGGAATCCCAATGGTTTGTACTGGACAAGGATTCTATAGATTCGTTTATAAATATGGATTCAAAACAACAAAATGATTTTATAGTTACACTTATTTCTAATTATCCTAGGTCCGGCTTCGCCGAAGGTGACTTAGACCCAATTCCGATTGACCCGCCCAAAAAGTTGACGGAAACGGAACGAGCAGAACGAAAAAAAATCACCCTAGAACGAGATAAAGCCGCTTACAAAAATAAGGCTGCTTAA
- a CDS encoding isocitrate lyase/PEP mutase family protein: protein MSNVKSPADTLRALLATGDLITMPCCFDALSAKLIEQEGFGLTFMSGFATSAARIGEPDLGLMSYGEVLDQARNITDAVSIPVIGDGDTGYGNAMNVRRTVTGFAKAGCAAVMIEDQLAPKRCGHTKGKEVVGRDEAFDRIKAAVDAREAGADILILARTDARHQHGLTEAIDRAAKFKELGADILFVEAPKSVDEMRTLCAELPGPKMANIVEGGETPDLSPEELKQIGYQIAAYPLSLMAAAMKAMVECLQTMKVGQPRDDKLMSWADLRQRIGFDDYYDVSERYASSRRDG from the coding sequence ATGAGTAACGTAAAATCACCTGCCGATACCCTGCGCGCATTGCTTGCCACCGGTGATCTGATCACGATGCCCTGCTGCTTTGATGCGCTTTCCGCCAAACTGATCGAACAGGAAGGATTTGGTCTGACCTTTATGTCGGGCTTTGCGACCTCTGCCGCGCGTATTGGCGAACCTGATCTCGGCCTGATGTCCTATGGCGAGGTCCTTGATCAGGCCCGCAACATCACCGATGCAGTATCGATCCCCGTGATCGGCGACGGCGATACGGGGTACGGCAATGCGATGAATGTCAGGCGGACCGTCACAGGCTTTGCCAAGGCGGGCTGTGCGGCGGTCATGATCGAAGATCAACTGGCGCCCAAACGTTGCGGTCATACCAAGGGCAAGGAAGTCGTTGGCCGGGATGAGGCGTTTGACCGCATCAAGGCCGCCGTCGATGCCCGCGAAGCCGGGGCAGACATCCTGATCCTGGCGCGCACCGATGCCCGTCATCAGCATGGCCTGACCGAGGCGATTGACCGTGCCGCGAAGTTCAAGGAACTCGGTGCCGACATCCTGTTTGTCGAGGCCCCGAAATCGGTTGATGAAATGCGCACACTTTGTGCCGAACTTCCCGGCCCCAAGATGGCCAATATCGTGGAAGGCGGCGAAACCCCGGATCTGTCGCCCGAAGAACTCAAACAGATCGGCTATCAGATCGCAGCCTATCCACTGTCGCTGATGGCGGCTGCCATGAAAGCGATGGTCGAATGCCTGCAAACTATGAAGGTCGGCCAGCCGCGGGATGACAAACTGATGAGCTGGGCGGATCTGCGCCAACGCATCGGCTTTGATGACTATTACGACGTTTCGGAACGCTACGCATCGTCCAGACGCGACGGCTAG
- the dctP gene encoding TRAP transporter substrate-binding protein DctP produces MKKFALAAALMAAVGFSGTVQAADLTLRISLQLPMKSHLGQNLLMFKNEVEEKSNGDIEVQIYDSAQLYKDKEVPAAVGSGAIEMGVASLTRYVGDVPAVDIFYQPFLLDTEEKVRKAVSPDSPVRAPLDAAIAETGSTVLWWQAYGGSIMLSNGGPIKGPDGLKGQKVRVFSKTQGDFISAAGGAPTLISGSEQYIAYQRGTVDVGMTGMSGVKSRQLWEVMDTVTTTNDADIEFIVVVNTDFWNGLTDAQRDIISTAAVNAENDVRDRMSTIEAEAFAEAKANGMTIYTPTAEEMAAWREAAKPVYEAFLANTGDLGKQVFEAAQKF; encoded by the coding sequence ATGAAAAAATTTGCCCTTGCTGCCGCACTGATGGCAGCCGTCGGATTTTCCGGCACGGTTCAGGCCGCAGACCTGACATTGCGTATTTCCCTGCAATTGCCGATGAAAAGCCACCTCGGTCAGAACCTTCTGATGTTCAAGAACGAGGTCGAGGAAAAATCAAACGGCGATATCGAAGTCCAGATCTACGATTCCGCCCAGCTTTACAAGGACAAGGAAGTTCCTGCGGCGGTGGGATCTGGCGCGATTGAAATGGGTGTCGCGTCATTGACCCGTTATGTCGGTGACGTGCCGGCTGTTGATATCTTCTATCAGCCGTTCCTGCTCGATACCGAAGAAAAGGTCCGCAAGGCCGTTTCCCCGGATTCCCCGGTACGTGCGCCGCTTGATGCCGCCATTGCTGAAACCGGTTCGACGGTTCTGTGGTGGCAGGCTTATGGTGGGTCGATCATGCTGTCGAACGGTGGCCCGATCAAAGGCCCGGATGGTCTGAAAGGCCAGAAAGTCCGCGTGTTCTCGAAAACCCAGGGTGATTTCATCTCCGCTGCCGGTGGTGCACCGACCCTGATTTCAGGCTCCGAGCAGTATATCGCCTATCAGCGTGGCACGGTTGATGTCGGCATGACCGGCATGTCAGGTGTGAAATCCCGTCAGCTTTGGGAAGTCATGGACACCGTGACCACCACCAATGATGCCGATATCGAATTCATCGTGGTTGTGAATACCGACTTCTGGAACGGCCTGACCGATGCGCAGCGTGACATCATTTCAACCGCGGCCGTCAATGCCGAGAACGATGTGCGTGATCGCATGTCGACAATCGAGGCAGAAGCATTTGCCGAAGCCAAAGCCAATGGCATGACCATTTACACCCCGACGGCCGAAGAAATGGCTGCATGGCGCGAAGCTGCCAAACCGGTTTACGAGGCATTCCTTGCCAATACCGGTGATCTTGGCAAACAGGTCTTCGAGGCCGCCCAGAAGTTCTAA
- a CDS encoding RidA family protein, translated as MALANQAVFPPNRHALYDAHGYSPAIKSGDLLFVSGQVGSREDGSPEPEFKKQVERAFDNLKAILAAAGCSLDDVIDVTTFHTDPENQFEDIMEVKGAIFDQAPYPNWTAVGVNWLAGFDFEIKVVARIPTGIA; from the coding sequence ATGGCCCTCGCAAACCAAGCCGTCTTTCCGCCAAACCGCCATGCGCTTTATGACGCGCATGGCTATTCCCCGGCCATCAAATCCGGCGATCTGTTATTTGTGTCTGGCCAGGTCGGCAGTCGCGAAGACGGATCCCCGGAACCTGAATTCAAAAAACAGGTCGAACGCGCATTCGATAACCTCAAGGCGATCCTTGCGGCTGCCGGATGCAGCCTTGATGACGTCATTGACGTGACCACTTTTCACACCGATCCGGAAAACCAGTTTGAAGACATCATGGAAGTGAAGGGCGCGATCTTTGATCAGGCCCCTTACCCGAACTGGACAGCCGTCGGGGTTAACTGGCTTGCCGGTTTTGATTTCGAGATCAAGGTTGTCGCCCGCATCCCGACAGGTATTGCCTGA
- the mobC gene encoding plasmid mobilization relaxosome protein MobC codes for METNNYPRYLHLRLTDKMFADIEKNANELGYNKSRWLREVIKLALKNDSILNANLQYVESKRIHSQIKAIGNNLNQIARKANTTGDIENLENIQNQLEEIKRKL; via the coding sequence ATGGAAACAAATAACTACCCACGATACCTACATTTAAGACTCACTGACAAAATGTTTGCCGACATCGAAAAAAATGCAAATGAACTTGGATACAACAAAAGTAGATGGTTGCGAGAAGTTATAAAGTTAGCTCTCAAAAATGATTCAATATTAAATGCTAATCTACAATATGTTGAATCAAAAAGAATTCACTCTCAGATAAAAGCGATTGGTAACAACCTTAATCAAATTGCTCGAAAAGCAAACACCACTGGAGACATTGAAAATCTTGAGAATATCCAAAATCAATTAGAGGAAATAAAAAGAAAACTATGA
- a CDS encoding TRAP transporter large permease codes for MTIVLTLAAMFALLLMRVPVAFALGGLGLAMLILGGFSPLMAPQAVLSTLDGFILLAVPLFLLMSNILLRAGVGNDLFAAVSAWVGHWPGGLAVATILSCGVFAAISGSSVATAATIGTVAIPEMINRGYNKRFVYGLLAAGGTLGILIPPSIPMIIYGFVTEESVISLFLAGIGPGIALLVFFIIFSMIYARMGGQELEPKKDWAERKRATIRALPSVVLAVLIISGIYSGAFTPTEAAAIGFAAALIITGPIMRVLTWDALKKAVFDSMATTVAIILIIAGAKVFGKAITLYRIPQDISVMITQGVDTELGFILIVTAVLLVMGLVFEALSMVLIMTPVLLPAALALGFDPIWFGVYMVIMVECALITPPVGLNLYVIQSVAKARLGEVARGVAPFLLLMFACAALLYVWHDLALYIPFKL; via the coding sequence ATGACCATCGTCCTGACCCTTGCTGCGATGTTCGCATTGCTTCTGATGCGCGTGCCGGTTGCCTTCGCCCTCGGCGGGCTTGGCCTTGCCATGCTGATCCTTGGCGGCTTTTCGCCGCTGATGGCACCACAGGCGGTTTTGTCTACGCTTGATGGCTTTATCCTGCTGGCCGTGCCGCTGTTCCTTTTGATGTCAAACATCCTGCTGCGCGCCGGTGTCGGCAATGACCTGTTTGCCGCTGTCAGTGCCTGGGTCGGCCATTGGCCGGGCGGGCTTGCAGTGGCGACCATACTGTCTTGTGGCGTGTTTGCCGCCATTTCCGGATCCTCGGTTGCGACGGCGGCCACCATTGGCACGGTGGCCATCCCGGAAATGATCAATCGTGGCTATAACAAGCGCTTTGTTTATGGATTGCTGGCTGCGGGCGGTACCCTTGGCATTCTGATCCCGCCATCGATCCCGATGATCATTTATGGATTTGTTACCGAAGAATCGGTGATCTCGCTGTTTTTGGCCGGGATCGGACCGGGCATAGCGCTTCTGGTGTTCTTTATCATATTTTCGATGATTTATGCCCGTATGGGCGGGCAGGAACTTGAACCGAAAAAAGACTGGGCCGAACGCAAACGCGCCACCATCCGCGCCCTGCCATCGGTTGTGCTGGCTGTGCTGATCATATCGGGCATCTATTCCGGGGCCTTCACCCCGACCGAGGCCGCGGCGATCGGCTTTGCCGCCGCCCTGATCATCACCGGCCCGATCATGCGGGTTCTGACCTGGGATGCGCTGAAAAAGGCGGTGTTTGATTCCATGGCAACCACGGTTGCGATCATTCTGATCATTGCCGGGGCCAAGGTCTTTGGCAAGGCGATCACGCTCTATCGCATCCCGCAGGACATCTCGGTGATGATCACCCAAGGGGTCGATACCGAACTTGGCTTCATCCTGATTGTCACGGCAGTTCTGCTGGTGATGGGCTTGGTGTTCGAAGCGCTTTCGATGGTGCTGATCATGACACCAGTGCTGTTGCCAGCCGCCCTTGCGCTTGGATTCGATCCGATCTGGTTTGGTGTTTATATGGTGATCATGGTCGAATGTGCCCTGATTACACCGCCCGTCGGGCTTAACCTTTATGTGATCCAGTCGGTGGCAAAGGCCAGGCTGGGCGAGGTTGCCCGGGGTGTTGCACCGTTCCTGCTGCTGATGTTTGCTTGTGCTGCCCTTTTGTATGTGTGGCACGATCTCGCCCTTTATATTCCCTTCAAGCTGTAA